One genomic window of Clostridioides sp. ES-S-0054-01 includes the following:
- the modB gene encoding molybdate ABC transporter permease subunit, whose product METDWSPLWISLKTSLLSTAITFIIGIFLSYIMANYRGKWKGLIDGLFTLPLILPPTVVGFFLLLVCGKNGFVGKFLLSFDKTLIFSWTATVISAVVVSFPMMYRTSRSAFEQIDNNMLSAARTLGLNEWKVFFKIAVPLAWPGIIGGLVLSFARALGEFGATLMIAGNIPGKTQTMPIAIFFAVEGGDMNKAMMWVMIIVTISIAMILLLNYWSEFQQKIIGKRCR is encoded by the coding sequence ATGGAAACAGATTGGTCACCCTTATGGATATCGCTTAAGACATCTCTTTTATCAACAGCAATAACTTTTATAATAGGAATATTTTTGTCATATATTATGGCTAATTATAGAGGTAAGTGGAAGGGGCTTATAGATGGGCTATTTACACTTCCATTAATTTTGCCACCAACAGTTGTAGGATTTTTTTTATTATTGGTATGTGGGAAAAATGGGTTTGTAGGTAAGTTTTTGTTAAGTTTTGACAAGACTTTAATATTTAGTTGGACAGCAACTGTAATTTCAGCAGTAGTGGTATCTTTTCCTATGATGTATAGAACTTCAAGGTCAGCTTTTGAACAGATTGACAATAATATGCTGTCAGCTGCTAGGACACTAGGTCTTAATGAATGGAAAGTATTTTTTAAGATTGCAGTTCCATTAGCTTGGCCTGGAATAATTGGTGGATTGGTGCTGTCGTTTGCCAGAGCTCTTGGTGAATTTGGTGCTACACTTATGATAGCTGGAAATATACCTGGAAAAACTCAAACTATGCCAATAGCTATATTTTTTGCGGTTGAAGGCGGGGACATGAATAAAGCTATGATGTGGGTTATGATTATTGTAACAATATCTATAGCAATGATTTTATTATTAAATTATTGGTCGGAATTTCAGCAGAAAATTATAGGAAAGAGGTGTAGATAG
- a CDS encoding ATP-binding cassette domain-containing protein: protein MLQIKNLSKSFPNPYGEPNTIFENLSIDIEDGEFVSIIGSNGTGKSTLLNIISGLIKESSGQVLLNKHNLSNLAEHRRTQIVSRVFQDPSLGTCPSMTVRENLSLALNKGKLLNLRKCLRYKRDFLENLLEGVSLDLKKYLDVQVQFLSGGQRQSLSLIMSSLTNPSVLLLDEHTAALDPKTSNEVIELTNKIVREKNITTLMVTHNLKHALQYGDRLIMLHKGEVVLDVKGKEKEQLTVEEILEKFEYAV, encoded by the coding sequence ATGTTACAAATTAAAAATCTTTCAAAGAGCTTCCCTAATCCATATGGTGAACCTAATACTATATTTGAAAATTTATCAATTGATATAGAAGATGGTGAATTTGTAAGTATTATAGGTAGTAATGGAACTGGTAAATCTACTTTATTAAATATAATATCAGGTCTTATAAAAGAATCTTCTGGTCAAGTATTATTAAATAAACATAATTTATCTAACTTAGCTGAACATAGAAGAACTCAAATAGTAAGTAGAGTTTTTCAAGACCCTAGTCTAGGAACTTGTCCTTCTATGACAGTTAGAGAAAATTTATCTTTAGCTCTTAATAAAGGTAAATTATTAAACCTAAGAAAATGTCTTCGTTACAAAAGAGATTTCTTAGAAAATTTATTAGAGGGTGTATCTCTTGATTTAAAAAAATATCTTGATGTTCAAGTACAGTTTTTATCAGGAGGTCAAAGACAATCACTATCACTAATTATGTCTAGTTTAACAAATCCTTCTGTTTTATTACTTGATGAACATACAGCAGCACTTGACCCTAAAACATCAAATGAAGTTATTGAGTTAACTAATAAGATTGTAAGGGAAAAAAATATAACTACACTTATGGTAACTCACAACTTAAAACATGCTCTTCAATACGGAGATAGGCTAATAATGCTTCATAAAGGTGAAGTTGTCTTAGATGTAAAAGGTAAAGAAAAAGAGCAATTAACAGTTGAAGAAATCTTAGAAAAATTTGAATATGCAGTTTAA
- a CDS encoding ABC transporter substrate-binding protein, which yields MINKKRLASLVLAGALSVSMLTGCSQGGDSSNSKQENTSKNKEVKKIGITQLVEHPALDATKTGFVKALEKNGFKDGENIDIDFQNAQNDMPTTQSIASKFASDKKDLIFAISTPSAQAAFNATKDIPILMTAVSDPVAAGLVKTLEKPGGNVSGTSDFVSVDKGLELLKIFAPKAKTIGVMYNTSEVNSKVQVDALKEYASKNGFKVVEKGITTSNEVNQGISSLVGKIDVLYVPTDNLVASSMPIVSKIATENKIPVIAAESGPVEKGALACQGINYEKLGYKTGEMAVKILNGESVSDMPVATSDDTDIIVNEDILKALGMEKPSNENISYVKTKQE from the coding sequence ATGATTAATAAAAAAAGATTAGCAAGTTTAGTTTTAGCTGGTGCTCTTAGTGTATCCATGCTTACAGGATGTTCACAAGGAGGAGACTCTAGTAATTCAAAACAAGAAAATACTTCTAAAAATAAAGAAGTTAAAAAGATTGGGATAACTCAATTGGTTGAACATCCAGCACTAGATGCTACTAAGACAGGATTTGTAAAAGCATTAGAAAAGAATGGATTTAAAGATGGAGAAAATATTGATATAGACTTCCAAAATGCTCAAAATGATATGCCTACTACACAAAGTATTGCAAGTAAATTTGCATCTGACAAAAAAGATTTAATATTTGCTATATCTACTCCATCAGCTCAGGCAGCTTTCAATGCTACTAAAGATATACCTATACTTATGACTGCTGTCAGTGACCCTGTTGCCGCTGGATTAGTTAAAACTCTTGAAAAACCAGGTGGAAATGTATCCGGAACATCAGACTTTGTTTCTGTAGACAAAGGTCTAGAACTTCTTAAAATATTTGCTCCTAAAGCAAAGACCATAGGAGTTATGTACAATACTAGTGAAGTTAATTCAAAGGTTCAAGTTGATGCTTTAAAAGAATATGCATCTAAAAATGGTTTCAAGGTTGTTGAAAAAGGTATAACTACTTCAAATGAAGTTAACCAAGGGATTTCTAGTTTAGTTGGCAAAATAGACGTCTTATATGTTCCTACAGACAACTTAGTAGCTTCTTCTATGCCTATAGTTTCTAAAATAGCTACTGAGAATAAAATTCCTGTTATAGCTGCTGAATCTGGTCCAGTTGAAAAAGGTGCTCTTGCTTGTCAAGGTATCAACTATGAAAAACTAGGTTACAAAACAGGTGAAATGGCTGTTAAAATTTTAAATGGTGAATCAGTATCTGATATGCCTGTAGCCACATCAGACGACACAGATATCATTGTTAATGAAGATATATTAAAAGCTTTAGGTATGGAAAAACCTTCTAACGAGAATATTTCTTACGTAAAGACTAAACAAGAATAG
- the modA gene encoding molybdate ABC transporter substrate-binding protein: MKKILGILGLVACLTLGTVGCNSSEGKKDDGKQEKTNKSSDSVELNISAAASLKEAMAKIEEEYKKVDSNIKLTVNYGASGSLQQQIEQGAPCDLFISAGQKQMKALDEEKLLISDTMKDLVKNDLVLISFTDSDVSSMKDLTTDKVKKIAVGEAESVPAGKYADEVLTNLNLKDNLKDKLVFAKDVKEVLAWVQSGNADVGFVYFSDAVNNDKIKVVEKIDEKTHSTITYPVSVIKASKNVDSAKKFEEFLLSEAGQKIFEEFGYKKVE; encoded by the coding sequence ATGAAAAAAATATTGGGAATATTAGGGCTAGTTGCATGTTTAACTTTGGGGACTGTTGGATGCAATAGTAGTGAAGGTAAAAAAGATGATGGAAAACAAGAAAAAACAAATAAAAGTAGTGATTCAGTAGAGTTAAATATATCGGCTGCTGCAAGTTTAAAAGAAGCAATGGCAAAGATTGAAGAAGAGTACAAAAAAGTTGATTCAAATATAAAATTGACAGTTAATTATGGAGCATCAGGGTCATTGCAACAGCAAATAGAACAAGGAGCACCTTGTGATTTATTTATTTCAGCAGGTCAAAAACAAATGAAGGCTTTGGATGAAGAGAAGTTATTAATTTCTGATACTATGAAAGATTTAGTAAAAAATGATTTAGTTCTTATTTCTTTTACTGACAGTGATGTATCTAGCATGAAAGATTTGACTACAGATAAAGTGAAAAAAATTGCTGTTGGAGAAGCTGAAAGTGTACCAGCAGGGAAATATGCAGATGAGGTGTTAACTAATTTAAATTTAAAAGATAATTTAAAAGATAAGCTAGTATTTGCAAAGGATGTAAAAGAAGTTTTAGCATGGGTACAATCAGGAAATGCTGATGTTGGATTCGTTTACTTTAGTGATGCTGTTAATAATGATAAGATAAAAGTAGTTGAAAAAATAGACGAAAAAACTCATTCAACTATTACATATCCAGTTTCAGTGATTAAAGCCAGTAAAAATGTAGATTCTGCTAAAAAATTTGAAGAATTTTTATTGAGTGAGGCAGGTCAAAAGATTTTTGAAGAATTTGGATATAAAAAAGTAGAATAA
- a CDS encoding sulfate/molybdate ABC transporter ATP-binding protein, producing the protein MSLYVDIEKDLSSFKLKVEIKQEKGILGFLGESGSGKSMTLKCIAGLEKPTRGKIVLNDRVLFDSEKKINLSTQDRNVGFLFQNYALFPHMTVSQNIELGLLKLNKSEKKEIVARYLDILKLNGFEGRYPWQLSGGQQQRVALARALATSPDILLLDEPFSALDHHLRSNMEKELMNMLKDYKGDILFVTHDIEEAYRVCDDIMVYNKGEGLPKRPKKELFESPKYLIEAKITGCKNISQFNRIDENTIYATDWGCELTLNREIGDNVEYVGIREHHIKVLDSNEYLNGKLCFELINIIENPFTYTIYVRKHDLSSEYMPIQIEVEKNKMRFKNGDSIYLDFPQEYLFLFKYNYNEKE; encoded by the coding sequence TTGAGTTTATATGTAGATATTGAAAAAGATTTATCCTCTTTTAAATTAAAGGTAGAAATTAAACAAGAAAAAGGAATTCTGGGATTTTTAGGAGAATCTGGTTCTGGAAAAAGTATGACACTAAAATGTATAGCAGGGCTTGAGAAACCAACAAGAGGTAAGATTGTATTAAATGATAGAGTATTATTTGACTCTGAAAAAAAGATAAATTTATCAACACAAGATAGAAACGTAGGTTTTTTATTTCAAAACTACGCCTTGTTTCCACATATGACTGTAAGTCAAAATATTGAGCTTGGGCTTTTAAAACTGAACAAGAGTGAAAAAAAAGAAATAGTAGCAAGGTATTTAGATATACTTAAATTAAATGGGTTTGAGGGTAGATATCCTTGGCAATTATCTGGCGGTCAACAACAAAGAGTAGCACTGGCTAGGGCATTGGCAACATCTCCAGATATATTACTTTTAGACGAGCCTTTTTCAGCACTGGACCATCATTTAAGAAGTAATATGGAAAAAGAACTTATGAACATGTTAAAAGACTACAAGGGAGATATATTATTTGTTACTCATGATATTGAGGAAGCTTATCGAGTTTGTGATGATATTATGGTATATAACAAGGGAGAAGGTCTTCCAAAGAGACCTAAAAAAGAGCTATTTGAATCTCCAAAGTACCTTATAGAAGCTAAGATAACAGGATGTAAAAATATATCTCAATTCAACAGGATAGATGAAAATACTATTTATGCTACAGATTGGGGATGTGAGTTGACATTAAATAGAGAAATAGGTGATAATGTAGAATATGTGGGAATTAGAGAGCATCATATTAAGGTCTTGGATTCTAATGAATATTTAAATGGAAAGTTGTGCTTTGAATTGATTAACATTATAGAAAATCCATTTACATATACTATATATGTTAGAAAGCATGATTTATCTAGTGAGTATATGCCTATTCAAATAGAAGTAGAAAAAAATAAGATGAGATTTAAGAATGGAGACAGTATTTACTTAGATTTTCCACAGGAATATTTATTTTTATTTAAGTACAATTATAACGAAAAGGAGTAA
- a CDS encoding ABC transporter permease, translating into MSGIISVMTQSLILSIMALGVYITYKILDFPDMSADGSYTMGASIVAFSLTNGISPVVATLMAILCGCTAGLVTGILHIKFKISNLLSGILVMGMLYSINLRIMGKSNIPLFSFKHLFNGEISPIVLALAFVFICKVLLDLFLKTGLGYTLKGVGDNSQMIKSLGINIGSIKILGLMISNGLIALSGGLMAQFLGFSDVNMGIGTLVLGIASIIIGITLFKKFTFIKDTTAIIVGSFIYQFTIYFAMSLGMLSTDLKLITAIVIIAFLATGNLNISLKKNKYKASTKNKSEKRGVIDVTN; encoded by the coding sequence ATGTCAGGTATTATATCTGTAATGACGCAAAGTTTAATTTTATCGATTATGGCACTGGGGGTTTATATAACTTACAAAATCTTAGATTTTCCAGATATGTCTGCTGATGGTAGTTACACAATGGGTGCTTCTATCGTAGCATTTTCTCTTACTAATGGTATTTCTCCTGTAGTAGCAACTTTAATGGCTATATTATGTGGTTGCACTGCTGGTCTTGTTACTGGAATTCTTCACATTAAGTTTAAGATATCCAACCTACTTTCTGGTATCTTAGTCATGGGAATGTTGTACTCTATCAATTTAAGAATAATGGGAAAATCAAATATTCCTCTATTTAGTTTTAAACACTTATTTAATGGAGAAATATCTCCTATAGTTTTAGCCTTAGCCTTTGTATTTATCTGTAAAGTCCTTTTAGACTTATTCTTAAAAACAGGTCTTGGATACACTCTAAAAGGTGTCGGTGATAACTCTCAAATGATTAAATCTTTGGGTATAAATATCGGTTCTATAAAAATACTAGGACTTATGATTTCAAATGGGCTTATTGCTTTATCTGGTGGTCTTATGGCTCAGTTTTTGGGATTCTCAGATGTAAATATGGGTATAGGAACTTTAGTTCTTGGAATTGCCTCTATCATAATTGGTATTACACTATTTAAAAAATTTACTTTTATCAAAGATACTACTGCAATAATTGTTGGCTCTTTTATATACCAATTCACTATATACTTTGCAATGAGTTTAGGAATGTTATCAACTGACTTAAAATTAATAACTGCTATAGTTATAATAGCTTTCTTAGCTACTGGCAACTTAAATATTTCACTAAAAAAAAACAAATACAAAGCTAGTACCAAAAATAAATCAGAAAAAAGAGGTGTTATAGATGTTACAAATTAA
- a CDS encoding sugar O-acetyltransferase encodes MTEKEKMLSGKGYYANDELLVKEREYCKKLTRLFNNTLEDEYEKREAILRQLFGSVGNKINVEQSIKCDYGYNIYVGENFFANYDCIFLDVCKIEIGDNVMLAPNVQIYTAYHPIDAQLRISGIEYGSPVKIGDNVWIGGGVIITPGVTIGDNVVIGAGSVVTKDIPLNTVAVGNPCRVIKKIEE; translated from the coding sequence ATGACTGAAAAAGAAAAAATGTTGTCAGGGAAAGGTTACTATGCAAATGATGAATTGCTAGTAAAAGAAAGAGAATATTGTAAAAAATTAACTAGATTATTTAATAATACTTTAGAGGATGAATATGAAAAAAGAGAAGCTATTTTAAGACAACTATTTGGTTCAGTCGGTAATAAAATAAATGTGGAACAAAGCATTAAATGCGACTATGGATATAATATATATGTAGGTGAAAATTTCTTTGCAAATTATGATTGTATTTTTTTAGATGTATGTAAAATTGAAATAGGTGATAATGTAATGCTAGCTCCAAACGTTCAAATCTATACAGCCTATCATCCAATTGATGCACAACTTAGAATTTCAGGTATAGAGTATGGTTCTCCTGTAAAAATAGGAGATAATGTGTGGATAGGTGGGGGAGTAATCATAACACCAGGAGTTACTATAGGTGATAATGTAGTAATAGGTGCAGGAAGTGTAGTGACAAAAGATATACCATTAAATACTGTAGCTGTTGGAAATCCATGCAGAGTAATAAAGAAAATAGAAGAATAA